The region ACACCGCCGACATAATCCCCCATATCGGCAGGAAGTTCATTACATACGGATTCAAGGCTCAGGCGGACGTTCATGCTGTTAACATTGAGCAGAAGGGATTCGGAATGCATTATGACGTTGTTGTCAAGGGTCAGAAGATGGGCAAGATAAAGCTCGGATTCCCCGGCGAACACAACGTGCTCAACTCTCTGGGCGCAATAGCCATCGCACAGGAATTCAACATTCCTTTCAAGAGCATAAAGCGTGCGCTGGAGAAGTTCAAGGGCGTGCAGAGAAGACTTACCGCAAGATATGACGACGGCTGCTGTATCGTTATGGACGACTACGGCCACCACCCCACAGAGATAAAGACAACCCTGCGTGCGGTCAGGGGAGCATACGGCGACAAAAAGATAATAGCCGTGTTCCAGCCCCACAGATACACCAGAACGCAGGCACTCATAAAAGATTTTGCAATGGCGTTCTTCGATGTGGACATGCTGTTCATAGCGGACATTTATGCCGCAAGCGAAGACAAGATCGAAGGCGTGGACTCCGAAACCCTCGTGCGTGAGATAAAGCGCAGAGGCTTTAAGAACGTAAACTATATCGGCTCCTTTGAAGAGGTATACGACTATCTCGAAGACGGCGGATGTGACGACACGGTCATAATTACTTTGGGCGCAGGTTCCGTTACGAAGTTCTCGTTCGAGCTTGCATCAAAAGTGAGGGAAAAACGTGAAGGCAAATAAGGTAGCCGTTCTTTACGGCGGAATGTCGGCAGAGAGAGAGGTTTCACTCAGAAGCGGCAAAGCGGCATACGATGCCCTTGTGCGTCTGGGATACGACACTGCCCTAATAGACATGGACAGGGACGTGGCTTTCAAGCTGCGTGAGGCGGGCGCAACGGTCTGCTTCATAGCTCTCCACGGAACCTACGGAGAGGACGGACGCATTCAGGGACTGCTGGATATCATGGGACTGCCCTACACAGGGTCTGACTTTCAGGCGAACATGATATCTTTTGATAAACTGCTCTCAAAAGAGCACTTTGTTAAGGCGGGAGTACCCACTCCGGCATACGTTGTCCCCGTTGACAACAAGATGCCCTTTGCAAAATGCGTTGTGAAACCCTGCCGTCAGGGATCTTCAGTGGGTATCCACATAGTCGACAACGAAGCGGACTATGCGGCGGCTCTTGAGGATGCGGCGAAGTTTGACAGCAAGCTGATGGTGGAAGAGTGCATCACAGGAAAGGAGCTTACTGTCTCAATCCTGAACGGCGAGGCACTTCCTGTCATATGGATACGCCCCAAAAAGGGTGTTTACGACTACGAGTCGAAATACACCAAAGGAATGACAGAATATGTGTTCGAAACCGAAATGACGGACGAGCACTATAAATATGTACAGAAAGTCGCTCTGGATGCGTTCAACGCAACAGGGTGCTCGGGATACGGAAGGGTGGATGTTATATTCGACGGAACGGAAGGATACGTTCTGGAGGTGAACACACTGCCCGGAATGACCGAAACAAGTCTTCTGCCGAAGGCCGCCGGAAAAGCCGGGATGACCTTTGACCAGATGGTGGAAAAAATGCTCGAAGGAGCATTTAAGAAATAATTGTGATGAGGAATGCCAATACCCAAGGATGGGGTTGCTTGAACGGAGTTAGGTAATGGCAGGTAAAAAAGGAATAGGACGTTTTATTCTCGTGTCTGTGCTGGCGCTGGCAACAGTGGGTGCGGTGGGCATGGGGCTTAAAAAAGGTGCGGACGCATTCACCGAGAGCGGATATTTCAAGGTGAAGAGCGTCAACGTTAAAGGCATCATAAAGGCGGACAGCAAAAAAGTTGAGACCATGGTCCGCAGTATGGTGGGGCGGAGCATCTTTGATGTTAAGCCTGAGACCGTTGATTACAACGGCGACTCATGGGTGGAACGCATGGAGATACGCAAGGTCTTTCCGGACAAGCTGGACGTTGTTGTATTCGAGAAGAGACCCGTTTTCAAGCTGCAATACACGAAAGGGTGCTTCACGGCAACTTCAACAGGTTTAATGATAAAAGATACCTGTGACGGTGCTAGAATAAGAATGGAACAGCAGGTCAAGGAAGAGGACTTCAAAGAGTTCATAAAGATGTATGAACAGGCCGCAGTGCTTAAAAATAAGGATATCAACCTCAAACAGTTCTACTTCACAATGGTTGAGAACGGGGTTGAGCTTAGAGCCTCATACAGTCAGGCGGATTTTGAGAAGATGTACAGCACATATCAGGACATCATCAGAAAACGCTACAAAGAGATCGAGTATGTGGACATGAGGATACCTGACAAGATATTCGTGAAAGGGGTGATGTAATGATACAGGATAATATCTACGTCGGGCTTGATTTCGGCACAACGAAAATTTGTGTCGTGGTGGCAAGCAAAAACAGCGACGGCAGTATCGATATAATCGGGCTGGGAAAAGCCCCCAGTGACGGAATCAGACGTGGTGTGGTGGTGAACATCGATTCCACCGTTCAGAGCATAAGAGACGCCATAGCCGAAGCCGAAAGGATGTCCGGCGTGCAGATCAAAGCCGTTACGGCGGGAATCGCAGGCGGACACATAAAGAGCTTTAACCAGAGAGGAACCATTGCAGTTAAAGGCGGAAGGGAGATAACTTCCAAAGACGTCGAAAGGGTGATCGAAACTGCGGCTGCAACAAACATGACAGTCGGCAATGAGATACTCGCAATCCTGCCCCAGCAGTTCATTCTGGACGGTCAGAGCGAGATAAAAGACCCTGTGGGCATGACAGGCGTACGTCTGGAAGCGGATGTGCATATCATTACGGGTGCTGTTTCCAGTGCCCAGAACATAATCAGAAGCTGTGAGAAAGCGGGCATAATCGTAAACGATATCGTTCTCGAACAGCTTGCATCTTCCGAATCTGTTCTCAGCGAAGACGAGAAGGAGATAGGCGTGTGCCTCATCGACGGCGGCGGCGGAACAAGCGACATGGCTGTTTTCAAACAGGGAGCAGTGTTCCACACGGCGGCACTTCTCATCGGCGGACGGAATTTCACAAAAGACCTTGCCATAGGGCTTAACACTCCCGAATCGGAGGCCGAGAAACTGAAAGTGAGGAACGGATGCGTCTGGATGCCTCTGGTGGAAGAGGACGAGCGTATCGAAGTTCCAACGGTAGGCGGACGTCCCCCCAGACTTGTCAGCAAGGCAACTGTTACCCAGATCCTTCAGGCCAGAGCCGAAGAGGTTTTCCAGATATTCAAAGGCGAGCTTCAATATAAGGGGCTTCTTGACCATCTGGGCGCAGGTGTGGTCATCACAGGCGGACTTTCAAATCACGAAGGCATTGAAATGCTGGCGGCCGAGATACTCGGTGTTCCCGTGCGTGTGGGCAGACCCCACAACGTGGGCGGCCTGAGCGACTACGTTCACGACCCGAAATATGCAACGGGCGTGGGGCTTGCGATCTGTGCTGCCAAAAAGGGCAAATCATCCGGCGCAAGACTCTCCTCATCCACAGACAGCGATGAGAAACAGTTCACAAATGTGCTCGGAAGGATGAAAGGCTGGTTTTCTGAATTCTTTTGATAATGATACGAGCGGGTTATCCGATTATATATCGATGCCCTGAATTTAAAGAGCTTTAAGGTAATTTTTTTCAGCTTTGACAGGAGGTTTAAGATGGACAAATTGCAGTTTGACTTTGCGCCGCTTCCTCAGAATGCGGTAATCAAAGTCGTAGGAGTCGGCGGAGCAGGCGGCAACGCCGTAAACAACATGATCCGTGCAGGGATAGCAGACGTTGAGTTTATCGCTGCAAACACGGATGCTCAGGCACTGGCATCCAACCTTGCACCCGTAAAAATTCAACTGGGAACAACCATAACCCGCGGCCT is a window of Seleniivibrio woodruffii DNA encoding:
- a CDS encoding D-alanine--D-alanine ligase, whose translation is MKANKVAVLYGGMSAEREVSLRSGKAAYDALVRLGYDTALIDMDRDVAFKLREAGATVCFIALHGTYGEDGRIQGLLDIMGLPYTGSDFQANMISFDKLLSKEHFVKAGVPTPAYVVPVDNKMPFAKCVVKPCRQGSSVGIHIVDNEADYAAALEDAAKFDSKLMVEECITGKELTVSILNGEALPVIWIRPKKGVYDYESKYTKGMTEYVFETEMTDEHYKYVQKVALDAFNATGCSGYGRVDVIFDGTEGYVLEVNTLPGMTETSLLPKAAGKAGMTFDQMVEKMLEGAFKK
- a CDS encoding cell division protein FtsQ/DivIB → MAGKKGIGRFILVSVLALATVGAVGMGLKKGADAFTESGYFKVKSVNVKGIIKADSKKVETMVRSMVGRSIFDVKPETVDYNGDSWVERMEIRKVFPDKLDVVVFEKRPVFKLQYTKGCFTATSTGLMIKDTCDGARIRMEQQVKEEDFKEFIKMYEQAAVLKNKDINLKQFYFTMVENGVELRASYSQADFEKMYSTYQDIIRKRYKEIEYVDMRIPDKIFVKGVM
- the murC gene encoding UDP-N-acetylmuramate--L-alanine ligase, whose protein sequence is MFGSVKNIHFVGIGGIGMSGIAEVLHNMGFTVSGSDLSEGGNVKRLQNMGIDVRTGHRYEYAENADVVVYTSAVKETNPELVCAKDRFIPIIKRGEMLAELMRLKFSVAVAGSHGKTTTTSMVAEILSEAKLDPTIVVGGILNTRDTNASLGKGNVIVAEADESDRSFLLMSPSVALITNIDYEHPDTYKDLEDVTQTFIDFASRVPFYGSVVLCLEDMNTADIIPHIGRKFITYGFKAQADVHAVNIEQKGFGMHYDVVVKGQKMGKIKLGFPGEHNVLNSLGAIAIAQEFNIPFKSIKRALEKFKGVQRRLTARYDDGCCIVMDDYGHHPTEIKTTLRAVRGAYGDKKIIAVFQPHRYTRTQALIKDFAMAFFDVDMLFIADIYAASEDKIEGVDSETLVREIKRRGFKNVNYIGSFEEVYDYLEDGGCDDTVIITLGAGSVTKFSFELASKVREKREGK
- the ftsA gene encoding cell division protein FtsA produces the protein MIQDNIYVGLDFGTTKICVVVASKNSDGSIDIIGLGKAPSDGIRRGVVVNIDSTVQSIRDAIAEAERMSGVQIKAVTAGIAGGHIKSFNQRGTIAVKGGREITSKDVERVIETAAATNMTVGNEILAILPQQFILDGQSEIKDPVGMTGVRLEADVHIITGAVSSAQNIIRSCEKAGIIVNDIVLEQLASSESVLSEDEKEIGVCLIDGGGGTSDMAVFKQGAVFHTAALLIGGRNFTKDLAIGLNTPESEAEKLKVRNGCVWMPLVEEDERIEVPTVGGRPPRLVSKATVTQILQARAEEVFQIFKGELQYKGLLDHLGAGVVITGGLSNHEGIEMLAAEILGVPVRVGRPHNVGGLSDYVHDPKYATGVGLAICAAKKGKSSGARLSSSTDSDEKQFTNVLGRMKGWFSEFF